ATCAGCCCAAGAGAATTTGCACTAAGTGCGTTTGCTACGCTCTGTGCACCACTTGTGCTTGCACCTTTTACAACCATAAATAGAGCGACTATGAGCAAAAACTCGGCAATAATCGCAAAAAAATCAAATTTTAATAAATAGTGTGCAATATCGTTTTGCCTTTTTGCCTTATCTTTTAACACGCCAACAAGTAACGTAAATGCACCAGCACAGCTCAAGCCTGATACTAAAAATAATACCGGTAAGACTGATGTATTCCAAAGTACGATCTTGTGAGCTGCACTTAGCAAAAAGCCTGTATATGCACCAACGCCAATGCCTAGGATAAAAAGTAAAATTTCAAGTAGGCTTGAAAGCTTACTAGCAAAATTTGCAACCACGTCAAAAAGAGAAATTTTAAGCATTGCGATCTCGTTTTTAAATGCGCCAAGCGCGTATATAACGCTAAGAGGCGTATAGACTAGAAGCAGTGCAACACCTATTGACATGACTGAGTCGAAGTTGTAAAGCAAGAGTATCCAGTAAAAGCTAAGCGGTTTGCCAAGATCAAGCACCAAAAGAGCAAGTCCAAGGATGATCGCTAATGGAGCGATAAGAGCGGCTGCTTTAAAGTAATAATTCTCTTTGCCATATTTTTTTGAAATGAGCACAGCAACGATGCTAGCACCCGCACTAAGTCCTGCTAAAAATAGATAAACGGCTATCGGCCAACCCCAGTAAATTTCAGAGTATTGAGCTAGGCTTCCTGACATGTTATTCATGGTGTGCTCCTTTTGTATTTGCGATCATCGCAAGTGAAGGTTTTGTGTTTAGCTCCGCTTTTGGCAAGTAGTATTTGCTCTCTTTTAATTTCTTTGAAATTTTAGAGTTTTCATCATTTACATCGCCAAAAGTTAGGGCATTTGTAGGGCAGACGCTAACGCAAGCTGGCTCTTTGCCCTCTTCTAGCCTACTCTCATAGCAAAATGTGCATTTGCCTATCTCGCCATCTGGCATGACGTAGCGAGCGTCGTATGGACAGGCCAGGATGCAGTATTTGCAACTAACGCAAATTCTATGATCAAGCAGCGTCACGCCATCGGCTGTTTTAAAGCTAGCGCCAGTTGGGCAAACCTCAACACAAGGTGCATCTTCGCACATAACACAGCTTTGACGCAAAAAGTCAGTCTTTAAATTTGGAAATGTCCCACTCATCTTCGCATGCACCTGTAAGCGGTAAAGTCCCCTTGGTACGTTGTTTGCACTTCTGCAAGCTACCGAGCAGCCTTGACAGCCGATGCATAAATTTTCATCATGTATCATCATATATTTTTTCATTTTCTATCCTTACGCTTTACTTATGCTAACGCCAACATTTGTAACCATAGTCGCAGCTACTGGCCCTTCGGCCGGATTAAGAAGCACACTTGTATTTAGCCCCACGTGATCTATACTCTTAAGAGCTGGAGTGATGTGTCCAAAGCCGTGATAGATAAAGAGTGTATCTTCCCTAATGCCCTCAGTCACCATAAGCTTGCCCTTTTGCTCGCCAAATTTATTTTTCACCACGACCATATCGCCATCTCGTAAATTTTTACGTTTAGCTGTTTTTGGATTTATCCAGATAGGGCTATCACTCATAAGATCATGAAGCGACGGCACCGCCTGAGTGTGGCCATTGGTATGAATAGGCGTTTTGCCACAAGTTAGACAAAGATCATGTCCGTCAAATGTATCCATATCTTTATCGTTTAGCGCGCCGTATCCTTCAAACTGCGCCTCGACATCAGGCAAAAATAGCTCTATCTTGCCGCTTTTTGTTTTAAGCTTAGCCATATCATCCATTAGGCCATTTTCGCCTATAAATTTAGAAGCAACTGGATATTTAGTGACAAATTTATCGATCATGCCTTTTTCTCTAAATAAAATTCCCGGCTCATCCCACGTGATAAAGCCATCTTTTTCCAGCGCAGCAAGTAAATTTACATCTCCACCAGCTTGCTGCATCCTAAACTCACGTATATCGTTCCAAGTGTAAAGCTCATCTATCTTCATGCGGCGTGCTAGCTCTCTAAAGATAAACGCCCCATCTCTTGTGTCGCCAACTGGATCAATAACTTTATTTCTTATCATATAAGCTGGTTTTAGACCTGACTTATCCTCTATGCCCTCATCACGCTCCAGGTAGCTACTCTCAGGCAAGATAACATCAGCAAATGTCGCCATATCGTTTAGATAGACATCGCTTACCACGATAAAATCAAGCTTCTTCATCGCCTCTATGCTCTTCATCGTCTCAGCAACGTTTATTAGGTGATTAAAGCGGATGTTAAACCAGCCTTTTATGGCGTAAGGCTTCTCGTTTAAGATAGCGTCATTTATATCCATCAAAACGCCATGCTTTCTACTTACAAATTTATGCCTACCAGTCTTGCCAGCAAAGTCTAGTCTAGTCACTTTTGGTACTTTAAATTTATCATCTGGATTTTTAAGAACTGGAAATTTATCCTCGCCAACTAGCTTGTTAAAGGTTTTAGCATTTTTACCGCCAAAAAGACCACCTTTAACCTCCCAGTTGCCCATCATCGCATTTGCCACCATGATAGCCTTTGTCCTCATATATTCAGCTCTTGTGGTGGTTGTCTTGTGACCAAAATCAAAAATAACTCTTGGGGCAGCTTTATAAATTTCATCAGCGATTCGCCTAACGTCACTTGCTTTTATGCCAGTGATTGCCTCTTGCCATTCAGGCGTTTTGCCCTCTACGCTTTTAACGATCTCATCAAAGCCAATTGTAAATTTTTCTATAAATTCCTTATCGTAAGTGCCATTTTGTATCCATGTATTTATGATAGCTAGAACAAAAGCTAGATCAGTGCCAGGTCTAACTGGCAGCCACTCATCAGCCTTTGAAGCCACCACGCTAAATCTTGGCTCAAGCACAAGTAGCTTTGTATCTTTTTTAGCTGCAAATTTAGCAAGCTTTTTAGCATCAGCTATGACGATGCCTTCAAAAAGATTGTGACCAAAATTTACAACGTATTTTGCATTTGCAAAGTCTCTTTTTAGCTTAGCTATGCCATACATCTGCTCACAGACCATCTGATATGTGATCGGACAGCACGAAAAGTGTGAAAAGCAGTTTGGCGAGCCATAAGCTGAGGCAAAATTTACCATTAGCTTATGTGTTTGCGAGCTTTTACAGGTAAAGACAAAGCTTTCTGGGCCATACTTTTGCTTGATCTCAAGCATTTTTGAAGCAACTAGATCAAGTGCTTCGTCCCAGCTGGCCTCGCGCCATTTATTTTCGCCTCTCTCACCAACCCTGATCAAAGGCTTTTTGACTCTATGTTCGTCATAAAGCTGACTAAAACCAGAGCCACCTCTTGCACAAAGCGAAGTCGCCGTACCGCCAGCTTTTGGATTACCGCTTAAGAAGCAAATTTTATTATCAACGACCTTTGCTTCGATAGGGCATCTTGAAGAGCACATCTCGCAAAAGCTACGGACGTACTTCTCATCTTGCTTTGCAGCATTTTCTAAAGCACCGCCCGGCAAGGACGATGCAACCATACTAACTCCAGCACCGAATTTTAAAAATTCTCGTCTATTTAAGCTCATCTTTCTCCCTTTAAAAGATATTTGCCTTTAGTTATTCTAGTATTTAAAGTTGAAAATAAAATTAAATCTTACTTAATATTTATATTTAGATTTTTAGTTTTAAAAAATTGGTATTCTAATATCAAAATAAGTAAAATTCTAAAAATTATAAATTTAATTAATATGATTTTTAACGCAATCTTATAAAAATTTTGAATATAAAATTTTGATTAAGAATTTTGAATAGAAATTAAAAATTTTAAAGGGATTTAAAAAGCCGAGAGAGATCTCGGCTTAAGTTTGATTTAAAATACTTATAAAAGTATCGGAGCTATCAAAAATCCAAGTGCGACAGAAAAAGCAATAGCTAAAACGCCTGGAATGAAAAAGGAGTGGTTAAATATATATTTACCTATCCTAGTTGTTCCAGTATCATCCATTTGAACGGCTCCAAGTAGTGTCGGATATGTTGGCAACACAAACAATGCCGAAACTGCAGCAAATGATGCAACTAAAATATATGCGTCACCGTTATTTGCAGCAGTTAAACCAAGTGCGGCTATAACTGTAGGAATAAGTGCCTTTGCGGTAGCAGCTTGAGAATAAAGAAGCATACTAGCAAAAAATAGCGCAACAGCTAGCATAAACGGATAGTCTTTAACAAAATCGCCGGCAAAATTTTTGATCGCATCGGTGTGATTTACCACAAAAGTATCTCCAAGCCACGCTACACCTAGCACGCAGACGCACGCGGTCATACCACTTTTAAATGTAGCTGTATTAAATAACTTATCGACTTTAACGCCACAAGTTAGTGTGATTAAAGTAGCGATAACTAGCATAAAGCTCATAATAGCGTTATCTCTAGTTAATACCAATACCTTTGTAGGCTTATCTGGATCTTCTACATATTTTACATTAGTAGTTGAGTCAGTTTTGATTTTTATATCTTTTGCGACTAGTTCATTAAATTTATCTGGACTTTTGGTCTCATAAATTTTTTCATAGCCTGTTACATAGCTTGGTTTTATCCAGCCTACGTTTTTACTAATAGCAGTAGCATATAAAACGACAGAGATAACGCCAACTAAGAATATTAAAACAGATAGTTTAGCTCCTTTTGGAAGCTCTTTTTTCTCTTCAATTTTAACATCTTTGATTAGCCCTTCTTTAAGTCTTCTTTGATACTCTTTATCGCTACTTAGATCAAGATTATAAAATATATTTATAACAAGAGCTGTTAGCATACAACCAATAAAAGTTGTTGGTATCCAGATAGCTAATAGTAATGGATAGCTAATGCCAAGTCCGCCCAAGGCATGCTCACCAGCCATAAATACAACCGCTGCTGAAACCGGGCTTGCAGTAATAGCTATCTGACTAGCAACAACAGCTATACTAAGAGGCGCGCTAGGCTTAATGTTTTGTGTCTTTGCAACTTCAGTAATAACTGGAATCATAGAAAATGCTGTGTGTCCAGTACCGGCAAATACAGTTAGCAAGTAAGTGACAACTGGAGCTAAGAAATTTATGTATTTTGGATGTTTTCTTAGTATCCCTTCAGCTATTTGCACCAAATAATCAAGGCCACCAGCTACTTGCATCGCTGTAATAGCAGCTATAACGGACATAATGATTAAAATAACATCCCAAGGTATACTACCTGCTTTTAATCCAAGTCCTAAAGTTAAAACTACGACGCCGATGCCACCAGCATAACCAATGGCCATACCGCCTAGTCTAACACCCAAGAATATCGCACCAAAAAGCACGATCAACTGTAATATCAATGAAATATCCATTGAAAACTCCTCCATTAAATTTTATAACTAAAATTTTTACTTAAGCGTGTCAGAATTTTGACACGCTTTTAATAATACTTTGCTTAAATTTTTACCTAACCATGCTTGGATTTAGCATATTTTTTGGCTCTAAAATTTTATCGATCTCTTCTTTGCTTAAATAACCTCTCTCTAGGCAGATATCGCCAACTGCTTTACCAGTTTGCAAAGCTTCTTTAGCGATGCTTGCTGACTTTTCATAGCCAATGTATGGGTTAAATGCTGTTACGATACCAACTGAGCCTAGAACTGATTTTAAGCAAGCTTCTGGATTTGCTGTTAGTTTTCTTACAGCTTTTTCAGCTAGTGTTTTCATCGCGTTTTCAAGGATAAATATAGAGTTAAATAACGCATAAGCGATGCCTGGCTCAAACGCATTTAGCTCAAATTCGCCTCTTTCTGAGCAAAGCATGATAGTTACGTCGTTACCGATTACTTCATAGCACGCTTCGCCTACAACCTCAGCGATAACTGGGTTTACTTTACCTGGCATGATTGAGCTGCCTGGTTGCATTTGTGGTAAATTTATCTCACCAAGGCCACATCTTGGACCTGAGTTCATCAAACGAAGGTCATTTGCGATTTTTGAAAGTCTAACAGCTGCAGTTTTTAACGCACCACTTACGTGAACGAAATCTGCTGTATCTTGTGTAGCTGCAATGAAATCATCAGCTTTTTTGAAATCAACACCAGTGATATCTTTTAACTTTTTAACAACTACATTTTTATAATCAGGGTGGCAGTTAATACCTGTACCAATCGCAGTTGCACCCATATTTAGATATGTCATTGACTCGCGTGCAGCTGTAATCTTTTCGATATCGCTTTTAATGTAGCTTGCAAATGCATTAAATGTATTTCCAAGTGTTGTAGGAACTGCGTCTTCAAGCTCAGTTCTACCCATTTTAATGATATCTTTAAAATCTTTTGCTTTTTTA
This portion of the Campylobacter concisus genome encodes:
- the nrfD gene encoding NrfD/PsrC family molybdoenzyme membrane anchor subunit; the encoded protein is MNNMSGSLAQYSEIYWGWPIAVYLFLAGLSAGASIVAVLISKKYGKENYYFKAAALIAPLAIILGLALLVLDLGKPLSFYWILLLYNFDSVMSIGVALLLVYTPLSVIYALGAFKNEIAMLKISLFDVVANFASKLSSLLEILLFILGIGVGAYTGFLLSAAHKIVLWNTSVLPVLFLVSGLSCAGAFTLLVGVLKDKAKRQNDIAHYLLKFDFFAIIAEFLLIVALFMVVKGASTSGAQSVANALSANSLGLMFYIGVIGFGMALPIILDLSVLKVHDFKREFAVINALFVICGVFLLRCYIVYAGQIFI
- a CDS encoding 4Fe-4S dicluster domain-containing protein, with protein sequence MKKYMMIHDENLCIGCQGCSVACRSANNVPRGLYRLQVHAKMSGTFPNLKTDFLRQSCVMCEDAPCVEVCPTGASFKTADGVTLLDHRICVSCKYCILACPYDARYVMPDGEIGKCTFCYESRLEEGKEPACVSVCPTNALTFGDVNDENSKISKKLKESKYYLPKAELNTKPSLAMIANTKGAHHE
- the phsA gene encoding thiosulfate reductase PhsA; amino-acid sequence: MSLNRREFLKFGAGVSMVASSLPGGALENAAKQDEKYVRSFCEMCSSRCPIEAKVVDNKICFLSGNPKAGGTATSLCARGGSGFSQLYDEHRVKKPLIRVGERGENKWREASWDEALDLVASKMLEIKQKYGPESFVFTCKSSQTHKLMVNFASAYGSPNCFSHFSCCPITYQMVCEQMYGIAKLKRDFANAKYVVNFGHNLFEGIVIADAKKLAKFAAKKDTKLLVLEPRFSVVASKADEWLPVRPGTDLAFVLAIINTWIQNGTYDKEFIEKFTIGFDEIVKSVEGKTPEWQEAITGIKASDVRRIADEIYKAAPRVIFDFGHKTTTTRAEYMRTKAIMVANAMMGNWEVKGGLFGGKNAKTFNKLVGEDKFPVLKNPDDKFKVPKVTRLDFAGKTGRHKFVSRKHGVLMDINDAILNEKPYAIKGWFNIRFNHLINVAETMKSIEAMKKLDFIVVSDVYLNDMATFADVILPESSYLERDEGIEDKSGLKPAYMIRNKVIDPVGDTRDGAFIFRELARRMKIDELYTWNDIREFRMQQAGGDVNLLAALEKDGFITWDEPGILFREKGMIDKFVTKYPVASKFIGENGLMDDMAKLKTKSGKIELFLPDVEAQFEGYGALNDKDMDTFDGHDLCLTCGKTPIHTNGHTQAVPSLHDLMSDSPIWINPKTAKRKNLRDGDMVVVKNKFGEQKGKLMVTEGIREDTLFIYHGFGHITPALKSIDHVGLNTSVLLNPAEGPVAATMVTNVGVSISKA
- a CDS encoding anaerobic C4-dicarboxylate transporter; translated protein: MDISLILQLIVLFGAIFLGVRLGGMAIGYAGGIGVVVLTLGLGLKAGSIPWDVILIIMSVIAAITAMQVAGGLDYLVQIAEGILRKHPKYINFLAPVVTYLLTVFAGTGHTAFSMIPVITEVAKTQNIKPSAPLSIAVVASQIAITASPVSAAVVFMAGEHALGGLGISYPLLLAIWIPTTFIGCMLTALVINIFYNLDLSSDKEYQRRLKEGLIKDVKIEEKKELPKGAKLSVLIFLVGVISVVLYATAISKNVGWIKPSYVTGYEKIYETKSPDKFNELVAKDIKIKTDSTTNVKYVEDPDKPTKVLVLTRDNAIMSFMLVIATLITLTCGVKVDKLFNTATFKSGMTACVCVLGVAWLGDTFVVNHTDAIKNFAGDFVKDYPFMLAVALFFASMLLYSQAATAKALIPTVIAALGLTAANNGDAYILVASFAAVSALFVLPTYPTLLGAVQMDDTGTTRIGKYIFNHSFFIPGVLAIAFSVALGFLIAPILL
- a CDS encoding aspartate ammonia-lyase, coding for MATRKEHDFIGELEISDDFYYGIQTFRATENFHMSGRTLKEYPYFVKAFAQIKKAAALANKEVGVLDSKIADTLAKAADRVIAGEFLDQFVVDMVQGGAGTSTNMNANEVITNIALESMGHKKGEYQYIHPNDHTNLGQSTNDTYPSSIKVATYAKLTDLLAAMNLLKDELDKKAKDFKDIIKMGRTELEDAVPTTLGNTFNAFASYIKSDIEKITAARESMTYLNMGATAIGTGINCHPDYKNVVVKKLKDITGVDFKKADDFIAATQDTADFVHVSGALKTAAVRLSKIANDLRLMNSGPRCGLGEINLPQMQPGSSIMPGKVNPVIAEVVGEACYEVIGNDVTIMLCSERGEFELNAFEPGIAYALFNSIFILENAMKTLAEKAVRKLTANPEACLKSVLGSVGIVTAFNPYIGYEKSASIAKEALQTGKAVGDICLERGYLSKEEIDKILEPKNMLNPSMVR